Proteins encoded within one genomic window of Panicum virgatum strain AP13 chromosome 1N, P.virgatum_v5, whole genome shotgun sequence:
- the LOC120656514 gene encoding protein CNGC15b-like yields MASAASQNVRFQNDIEVQHFRSSPLENLGRKHGKGHDPRRCRLGGFRGGCLEKACRNPTLRDRVLSRAFSEELESLVHAGGRLFFDPRGHLIHLWSKIFLSACLLSLFVDPLFLYLTGTRRGMCIEFKYPLALTLSMIRSLLDLFYAAHILFRFRTAFIAPSSRVFGRGELVIQPCKIARRYLGRTFWFDLVTALPLPQFVIWIVIPRLNESPTANRKNILRFSILFQYLPRLFQIFPLSRQIVMATGVMTETAWAGAAYNLILYMLASHVLGALWYLFSVQRQESCWREACLLQGTACQTMFFDCKTVSGNRSIWYELSNITSLCTTSNGFYPFGIYGEALDAKLTSSSFTQKYFYCFWWGLKNLSCLGQNLSTSLFIGEIAFAIVIGVLGLVLFGLLIGNMQSYLQATMVRLEEWRSKRTDMERWMHHRQIPQPLKQCVRRYHQYKWVATRGVDEEALLRDLPMDIRRDIKRHLCLDLVRRVPLFDEMDERMLEAICERLRPALYTRGTRLVRELDPVDSMLFIIRGYLDSNTTQGGRSGFFNSCRIGAGEFCGEELLTWALDPRPAAALPLSTRTVRAVSEVEAFALVADDLRFVASQFRRLHSARVRHRFRFYSHHWRTWAACFILAAWRRHKRRRASTEIRVREGGDGRGAGDSLRRSRRHSIDGKAPIKKPVEPDFTVEEED; encoded by the exons ATGGCATCCGCTGCTTCACAAAATGTCAG GTTTCAGAATGACATCGAGGTTCAGCACTTCAGAAGTAGCCCCCTGGAGAACCTCGGCAGGAAGCACGGCAAAGGTCACGACCCCAGGAGATGCCGCCTGGGTGGCTTCCGCGGCGGGTGCCTGGAGAAGGCCTGCCGGAACCCGACGCTCAGGGACCGGGTGCTGTCGCGCGCCTTCTCGGAGGAGCTCGAGTCCCTGGTGCACGCCGGCGGGCGCCTCTTCTTCGACCCGCGcgggcacctgatccacctgtGGAGCAAGATCTTCCTGTCCGCCTGCCTGCTGTCGCTGTTCGTGGACCCGCTGTTCCTGTACCTGACGGGCACGCGGCGCGGCATGTGCATCGAGTTCAAGTACCCGCTGGCGCTGACGCTCTCCATGATCCGGTCGCTGCTGGACCTCTTCTACGCCGCGCACATCCTGTTCCGCTTCCGCACCGCCTTCATCGCGCCGTCGTCGCGGGTGTTCGGGCGCGGGGAGCTCGTCATCCAGCCCTGCAAGATCGCCAGGAGGTACCTCGGCCGGACCTTCTGGTTCGACCTCGTCaccgcgctgccgctgccgcag TTCGTGATCTGGATCGTGATACCGCGGCTGAACGAGTCGCCGACGGCGAACCGGAAGAACATCCTCCGCTTCAGCATCCTGTTCCAGTACCTCCCGCGGCTGTTCCAGATCTTCCCGCTGTCGAGGCAGATCGTCATGGCGACCGGGGTCATGACGGAGACGGCGTGGGCCGGCGCCGCGTACAACCTGATCCTCTACATGCTCGCCAGCCAC GTGCTGGGAGCGCTGTGGTATCTCTTCTCGGTGCAGCGGCAGGAGTCGTGCTGGAGGGAGGCGTGCCTGCTGCAGGGCACGGCGTGCCAGACCATGTTCTTCGACTGCAAGACGGTGAGCGGCAACAGGAGCATCTGGTACGAGCTGAGCAACATCACCAGCCTGTGCACGACCAGCAACGGGTTCTACCCGTTCGGGATCTACGGGGAGGCGCTGGACGCCAAGCTCACGTCCTCGTCCTTCACCCAGAAGTACTTCTACTGCTTCTGGTGGGGGCTCAAGAACCTGAG TTGCCTAGGCCAGAATCTGTCGACGAGCCTGTTCATCGGTGAAATCGCCTTCGCAATCGTCATCGGCGTTCTTGGGTTGGTGCTGTTTGGCCTGCTCATCGGCAACATGCAG TCCTATCTCCAGGCGACGATGGTGCGGCTGGAGGAGTGGCGGTCGAAGCGCACGGACATGGAGCGGTGGATGCACCACCGGCAGATCCCGCAGCCGCTGAAGCAGTGCGTGCGGCGGTACCACCAGTACAAGTGGGTGGCCACCCGCGGCGTGGACGAGGAGGCCCTGCTCCGGGACCTGCCCATGGACATCCGCCGCGACATCAAGCGCCACCTGTGCCTGGACCTCGTCCGGCGGGTGCCCCTCTTCGACGAGATGGACGAGCGGATGCTGGAGGCCATCTGCGAGCGGCTGCGGCCGGCGCTCTACACGCGGGGCACGCGCCTGGTGCGGGAGCTGGACCCCGTGGACTCGATGCTCTTCATCATCCGGGGCTACCTCGACTCGAACACGACGCAGGGCGGGCGGTCGGGTTTCTTCAACTCGTGCCGCATCGGCGCCGGCGAGTTCTGCGGGGAGGAGCTCCTGACGTGGGCGCTGGACCCGCGGCCCGCGGCAGCGCTGCCGCTCTCCACCCGCACCGTGCGCGCCGTGTCCGAGGTCGAGGCGTTCGCGCTCGTCGCCGACGACCTCCGCTTCGTGGCGTCGCAGTTCCGGCGCCTGCACAGCGCGCGGGTCCGACACAGGTTCCGGTTCTACTCGCACCACTGGCGCACCTGGGCCGCGTGCTTCATCCTGGCCGCCTGGCGGCGCcacaagcgccgccgcgcgtccaCGGAGATCAGGGTGCGCGAGGGCGGCGACGGGCGGGGCGCCGGGGACAGCTTGAGGCGGTCCCGACGCCACAGCATCGACGGCAAGGCGCCGATCAAGAAGCCCGTGGAGCCGGACTTCACGGTCGAGGAAGAGGACTGA